In Thermococcus sp., the genomic window GGAAAGGTGGTTTCTCCGGCATTCATCAACCTCCACACCCACTCGCCCATGGGCCTCTTCCGCGGTCTCGCCGACGACCTTCCCCTCATGGACTGGCTCCAGAACCACATATGGCCGAGGGAGGCGAAGCTAACCCGCGAATACACCAAGGTCGGGGCATATCTCGGAGCGCTGGAGATGATAAAGACAGGAACGACGGCATTTCTGGACATGTACTTCTTCATGGACACCGTTGCTGAGGTTGTTCTTGAGTCTGGCCTTCGCGGTTACCTCTCCTATGGCATGATAGACCTCGGCGATCCAGAGAAGACCGAGAAGGAAATAAAGGAGGCCCTCCGCACGATGGAGTTCATAGAGGGGCTTAACTCAGACAGGGTTCACTTCGTCTTCGGGC contains:
- a CDS encoding amidohydrolase family protein; translated protein: MNILIKNGRVLYGESFEVVEADVLIDGNRIVRVGKNITEPADTVIDAKGKVVSPAFINLHTHSPMGLFRGLADDLPLMDWLQNHIWPREAKLTREYTKVGAYLGALEMIKTGTTAFLDMYFFMDTVAEVVLESGLRGYLSYGMIDLGDPEKTEKEIKEALRTMEFIEGLNSDRVHFVFG